The following are encoded in a window of Hemiscyllium ocellatum isolate sHemOce1 chromosome 35, sHemOce1.pat.X.cur, whole genome shotgun sequence genomic DNA:
- the LOC132832812 gene encoding protein FAM216B-like → MGEVIKQARLSSSYRWPPETMSCVKIPRSMLHCPLLKDLSIGQQRYLSTIITIYRAAPLRRSLHQQYINSLKRQMTLGYISAAEMDKFLDFLKKPKQQQYRKQSPSLVRTVKKASREQSHCSRLKSKTREGGKR, encoded by the exons ATGGGAGAAGTGATCAAACAGGCTCGATTATCATCCAGTTACCGGTGGCCTCCAGAGACGATGAGCTGTGTTAAGATCCCTCGGTCAATGCTGCATTGTCCACTCCTGAAG GACCTGAGCATTGGACAGCAGAGATATCTgtccaccatcatcaccatctaCAGGGCAGCACCTCTCCGTAGGAGCCTACACCAGCAATACATCAACAGCCTGAAGAGGCAGATGACATTGG GTTACATTTCTGCTGCGGAAATGGACAAATTTCTGGATTTTCTGAAAAAGCCCAAGCAGCAGCAGTATCGCAAACAGTCTCCTTCTCTGGTCAGAACCGTCAAGAAGGCATCCAGAGAACAAAGTCACTGCTCACGATTGAAATCGAAgacaagagagggagggaaaag ATAA